GGCTCCGGCAATACGGCAGGTGAACGTAGAGACCGTAGTCCATCAGGTCGTCCGCAGGGAGCTCCGCGACATGGATCGGCTCAGTGTATCGGCCGGAAGATACGGTTCAGCCGCGGCAGCCGCCGGTCCTGATCCCACGACCAGTAGATGAACATCGCCTTCCCCTTGACCAGCTCGCGCGGCAAGGCCCCCCAGTATCGGCTGTCATGGCTGTTGTCGCGGTTGTCGCCCATCATGAAGAGGTGCCCCTGCGGCACGACGTAGGGGCCGAAGTTGTCGCGCTGGTCGTTTTCGCGCGGAAGGATCCGCGGGTCCTTGTGGACGACGTAGGGCTCCACGGGCGCCTTGCCGTCCACGTAGAGCACCTTGTCCCGGATCTCGATGGTCTGCCCCGCGACCGCCACGCAGCGCTTGATGAAGTCCCGCGAGGGATCCTCCGGATAGCGGAAGACGATCACGTCCCCCGGCTTCGGCTCTCGGATCGTGGGAAAGCGGTAGTAGAAGAAGCGCTCGCCGCCGAAGCCGATGTCGATCTCCGAGCCGTAGACCATCTTGTTCACGAAGAGGAAGTCGCCGACCTGCAGCGTGTCCTCCATCGAGCCGGTCGGGATGCGGAAGGCCTGGAGGACCAGGCCGCGGATGACGATCGTGAGGACGATCGCCAGAATGATCGCTTCGAGGTATTCGCGGAGGGTCGACTTCGTGCGGGCCCGCGCGCGGGCGGCCGCCACGGAGGATCCGTTGGTCATGCTCTCCTTTCGCGCCATCCCGGCGGCGCTAGCGCTCCACCTTGAGCACCGCCAGGAAGGCTTCCTGAGGAATGCGGACCGTGCCCACCTGCTTCATCCGCTGCTTCCCTTCCTTCTGCTTCTCGAGGAGCTTCCGCTTGCGGCTGATGTCGCCGCCGTAGCACTTGGCGATCACGTTCTTCCGGAGCGCCGAGATGGTCTCGCGCGCGATCACCTGGCCGCCGATGGCCGCCTGGATCGCGATCGGGAACATCTGCCGGGGGATCAGCTCCTTGAGCTTCACGCTGATCTCGCGCCCCCAATCGTACGCCTTCTCGCGGTGGACGATCACCGAGAGCGCGTCCACCGGATCGCCGTTCAGAAGCACGTCCATCTTCACCAGCTCGGCCGGTTTGTACCCCGCCAGCTCGTAGTCGAGGGAGGCGTAGCCCCGGCTGATCGACTTCAGGCGATCATAGAAATCGAGGACGATCTCGGCGAGCGGAAGCTCGTAGGTGAGGTGCGCGCGCTCGGGGCTGGGGTATTCGATCCCGTGGTAGATCCCGCGACGATCCTGCGCCAGCTTCATGATGTTCCCCACGTACTCGACCGGGACCACGACCTGCGCGCGGACGTAGGGCTCGTCGATCCCCTCGATCGAGCCGGCCGGCGGCATCAGCGCCGGGTTCTCGACGACCACCACCTCGCCGTCGGTCTTCATCACGTGGTACTCCACGCTCGGCACGGTGGCGATCAGGTCCACGCCATACTCGCGGGAGAGCCGCTCCTGCACGATCTCCATGTGGAGGAGTCCCAGGAAGCCGCACCGGAAGCCGAAGCCCAGCGCGAGCGAGGTCTCCGGCTCGTAGCTCAGCGCGGCGTCGTTCAGCTGGAGCTTGGCGAGCGATTCCTTCAGCTCGACGTAGCTCTCCTGCTCGATCGGGTAGAGCCCCGAGAAGACCATCGGCTTCACCGGCCGGTAGCCGGGCAGCATCTCGGGCGCGGGATAATCGTCGTTGGTGATCGTGTCGCCCACCTTGGCGTCGGCGACCACCTTGATGTTCGCGATCACGTAGCCCACGTCGCCCGCGACCAGCTCCTCGCGGGGATCCAGGCCCAGGCGGAGCGTCCCCACCTCGAGCACCTCGTGGCGCTTCCCGGTCGAGAACATCCGCACCGCGTCGCCGGTCCGGATCCGACCGCACACCACGCGCACGTAGACGATCACGCCGCGGAACTGGTCGAAGACGCTGTCGAAAATGAGCGCCTGGAGCGGGAGGTCGGATTCGTCGGCGGGCGGCGGGATCCGCTGCACGATCGCCTCGAGCACCGCCCCGACGTTCAACCCTTCCTTGGCCGAGACGCGGATGCACTCCTCCGGCTCCACGTGGAGGAGCTGCGCCACCTCGAGCGCCGTCTCGTCGGGCATCGCCGCGGGCAGGTCCACCTTGTTCAGCACCGGGACGATCGTGAGCTTCTGCTCCTGCGCGAGGTAGAGATTGGAGATCGTCTGCGCCTCCACGCCCTGGGAGGCATCCACCACGAGGATCGCCCCCTCGCAGGCGGCGAGGCTCCGCGACACTTCGTAGGTGAAGTCCACGTGCCCCGGCGTGTCGATCAGGTTGAGCGTGTAGGTGCGGCCGTCCCTGGCCTTGTAGCTCATCGTGATCGCGTGGGACTTGATGGTGATCCCCTTCTCGCGCTCCAGGTCCATGTTGTCCAGAACCTGCTCCTTCATCTTCCCCTTGGGGACGGCGCCCGTCAGGTCGAGCAGCCGGTCGGCCAGCGTGGATTTCCCGTGGTCGATGTGCGCGATGATGCAGAAGTTGCGAACGTAGTCGCGGGGGGTGGCCATGGGGTCAGAACCGCACGCGATAGGCGAGAGCGATGACCGGACGGTCTCCGGGGCGCGGCGGGAGCAGGCTCTCCTGCTTTCCGAAGTCGGAGTCGAACGTGGAGAGGTGCGCGTCCACGTAGGCGTCCGCCATGGAGATCAGGTGGGCCGCCAGGGTCCACCAGATCCAGCTGATCTTCCGGTTGCGGTGC
The window above is part of the Candidatus Binatia bacterium genome. Proteins encoded here:
- the lepA gene encoding translation elongation factor 4, with translation MATPRDYVRNFCIIAHIDHGKSTLADRLLDLTGAVPKGKMKEQVLDNMDLEREKGITIKSHAITMSYKARDGRTYTLNLIDTPGHVDFTYEVSRSLAACEGAILVVDASQGVEAQTISNLYLAQEQKLTIVPVLNKVDLPAAMPDETALEVAQLLHVEPEECIRVSAKEGLNVGAVLEAIVQRIPPPADESDLPLQALIFDSVFDQFRGVIVYVRVVCGRIRTGDAVRMFSTGKRHEVLEVGTLRLGLDPREELVAGDVGYVIANIKVVADAKVGDTITNDDYPAPEMLPGYRPVKPMVFSGLYPIEQESYVELKESLAKLQLNDAALSYEPETSLALGFGFRCGFLGLLHMEIVQERLSREYGVDLIATVPSVEYHVMKTDGEVVVVENPALMPPAGSIEGIDEPYVRAQVVVPVEYVGNIMKLAQDRRGIYHGIEYPSPERAHLTYELPLAEIVLDFYDRLKSISRGYASLDYELAGYKPAELVKMDVLLNGDPVDALSVIVHREKAYDWGREISVKLKELIPRQMFPIAIQAAIGGQVIARETISALRKNVIAKCYGGDISRKRKLLEKQKEGKQRMKQVGTVRIPQEAFLAVLKVER
- the lepB gene encoding signal peptidase I; the protein is MTNGSSVAAARARARTKSTLREYLEAIILAIVLTIVIRGLVLQAFRIPTGSMEDTLQVGDFLFVNKMVYGSEIDIGFGGERFFYYRFPTIREPKPGDVIVFRYPEDPSRDFIKRCVAVAGQTIEIRDKVLYVDGKAPVEPYVVHKDPRILPRENDQRDNFGPYVVPQGHLFMMGDNRDNSHDSRYWGALPRELVKGKAMFIYWSWDQDRRLPRLNRIFRPIH